The Bacteroides acidifaciens genome includes a region encoding these proteins:
- a CDS encoding DJ-1/PfpI family protein has product MAKKVAVLAVNPVNGCGLFQYLEAFFENGISYKVFAVSDTKEIKTNSGISLTADDVIASLKGNEDEFDALVFSCGDAIPVFQQNADKPYNIDLMEVIKTFGDKGKIMIGHCAGAMMFDFTGITKDKKVAVHPLAKPAIQNGTATDEKSEIDGNFFTAQDENTIWTMLPQVVEALK; this is encoded by the coding sequence ATGGCAAAGAAAGTAGCAGTTTTAGCAGTAAATCCGGTAAACGGTTGTGGATTATTCCAATACCTGGAAGCGTTTTTCGAAAATGGCATTTCCTATAAAGTATTTGCCGTATCGGATACAAAAGAGATTAAAACAAATTCAGGAATCAGCCTGACAGCAGATGATGTGATTGCCAGTCTGAAAGGGAACGAAGATGAATTTGACGCACTCGTTTTCTCTTGTGGAGACGCTATACCTGTATTCCAGCAGAATGCGGACAAACCTTATAATATCGATTTGATGGAAGTCATCAAAACTTTCGGAGATAAGGGAAAAATAATGATTGGTCACTGCGCCGGAGCAATGATGTTCGACTTTACAGGTATAACGAAAGATAAAAAAGTAGCAGTTCACCCGTTAGCCAAACCAGCTATCCAAAACGGAACAGCCACCGATGAAAAATCAGAAATAGACGGCAACTTTTTTACCGCACAAGATGAAAATACCATTTGGACAATGCTGCCGCAAGTTGTCGAAGCATTAAAGTAA
- a CDS encoding winged helix-turn-helix transcriptional regulator produces MKNFHPTGNCPVRDVLSRLGDKWSMLVLITLNANGTMRFSDIHKTIEDVSQRMLTVTLRTLESDGLVERKVYAEVPPRVEYNLTETGGTLIPHIEGLVGWALENMNTILEHRQIHV; encoded by the coding sequence ATGAAAAACTTTCACCCGACAGGAAATTGTCCCGTAAGAGATGTACTCAGCCGCTTGGGAGACAAGTGGTCGATGCTGGTGCTTATTACTTTGAACGCAAACGGAACTATGCGTTTCAGTGATATTCATAAAACGATAGAAGATGTTTCTCAGAGAATGTTGACGGTAACTCTCCGTACGCTTGAATCCGACGGATTGGTGGAACGGAAAGTATATGCAGAAGTACCACCTCGTGTGGAATATAACTTGACGGAAACAGGCGGAACTCTGATTCCTCATATTGAAGGATTGGTAGGGTGGGCGCTGGAAAATATGAATACTATTTTAGAACATCGGCAAATACATGTATAG
- a CDS encoding GNAT family N-acetyltransferase — protein sequence MEIKKVISDKKEFLELLLLADEQEDMIDRYLERGDMFVLYDNGVKAACVVTCEGEGIYEIKNIATVPFFQRQGYGRRLIEFLFEYYQDKCTEMLVGTGDVPSAISFYEYCGFTISHRIKNFFTDNYDHPIYEEGKLLTDMVYLKRTI from the coding sequence ATGGAGATAAAAAAAGTAATTTCAGATAAGAAAGAATTCCTCGAACTGTTACTCTTGGCTGATGAACAAGAGGATATGATAGACCGGTATTTGGAACGTGGCGATATGTTCGTTCTGTACGACAATGGGGTGAAAGCTGCTTGTGTGGTAACTTGTGAAGGGGAAGGCATTTATGAAATCAAGAATATTGCTACTGTTCCTTTTTTTCAACGTCAGGGATATGGGAGACGTTTAATTGAATTTCTATTCGAGTACTATCAGGACAAGTGTACTGAAATGTTGGTTGGAACGGGCGATGTACCTTCTGCCATATCTTTCTACGAATATTGCGGTTTCACAATTTCCCATCGTATAAAGAATTTCTTTACCGACAATTACGATCACCCGATTTATGAAGAAGGCAAGCTATTGACAGATATGGTATATTTGAAAAGGACCATTTAA
- a CDS encoding macro domain-containing protein, translated as MDIMYIKGDATSPIAPNNKVITHICNDIGGWGKGFVLALSKKWKVAEEAYRQWYRSQEGFSLGAMQFVKVTDDIYVANMIGQKGIYKNNKGLPPIRYEAVRQCLKEIALFATQHEVSVHMPRIGCGLAGGKWELIEEIIKEELIAKGIAVTVYDL; from the coding sequence ATGGATATAATGTATATAAAGGGAGATGCCACATCTCCTATTGCTCCAAATAATAAAGTTATCACTCACATCTGCAATGATATTGGCGGTTGGGGAAAAGGATTTGTATTAGCACTTTCCAAGAAATGGAAGGTTGCAGAAGAAGCCTATCGCCAATGGTACAGGTCACAAGAAGGTTTCTCTTTGGGAGCTATGCAGTTTGTAAAGGTAACAGATGATATATATGTTGCCAATATGATAGGACAGAAGGGTATTTATAAAAATAATAAAGGACTCCCTCCTATCCGTTATGAAGCAGTCCGACAATGTTTGAAAGAAATTGCCCTGTTTGCAACGCAACATGAAGTGAGTGTGCATATGCCGCGCATCGGTTGCGGACTGGCTGGTGGCAAGTGGGAACTTATCGAAGAAATCATTAAAGAAGAACTCATAGCCAAGGGAATTGCTGTAACCGTATATGATTTATAA